A section of the Bombus fervidus isolate BK054 chromosome 9, iyBomFerv1, whole genome shotgun sequence genome encodes:
- the Hps1 gene encoding Hermansky-Pudlak syndrome 1 protein isoform X2, producing the protein MKGILIFDHLNDVLFTKCNKKFANHIQKLAKIQGLIFENKNADNEDSNLNPNVIIQLFAPIVTSQHVMASQFGNSYTSMRCHDGTNMVFDEFMGYTFIYISTDEVELMKRTLGVCVAIVRHVCGPDVAVLKVNRQKVCLVSSLLDAWVHLRNCEQSMLTEAIEQLSINTDLGVSILKVLHDACDKLKAQSEFSNVHILILVEQKFLSLYSSKNAHDLYASDILLMMLMCWVVNQRRKADTQSAISDNNDDSTNILLPENSSSKEEQITFGSKLSNPTSEDISDLFRGSRESSINEGLYSLLDDDLYSNLILFGTEHDYTTNAVHIFELADGINLIMIVEVANLATSSGLYDSFHYMNIINGLQLQRDIDELRPAFENFDLAMKKALDGIKKNRANVSNDVDMCQRRLQTKWEFVRKKYMDLLRSRDPESILQIESNTSGFMDNLKELYRLMCFDKNFLKQGVDVLTTVGKLVRQKLNDFSDFLKVKALKNFTLGSSLTINKYLEEFPGLVHFIYIDRVTHRLIAPTLDFTNPETLTLTTKKIWNMVKQSRIHLEEGHLSVMWKDTTFNYAYFLWFEDSSGSPVKCKVYLNHVLKNFPVPGIFCGDYYRKLAETCFPKLSPNKIRIYELYCVHLGLATSSCVLEHSRRLAATIWEVTGVPNNPADIL; encoded by the exons atgaaggGTATTTTGATCTTCGATCATTTAAACGACgttctttttacaaaatgtaataaaaaattcgcgaatcatatacaaaaattagcGAAAATTCAAGGACTAATTTTCGAAAACAAG AATGCAGACAATGAGGATTCAAACTTAAATCCAAATGTCATAATTCAATTATTCGCACCTATTGTCACTTCTCAACATGTAATGGCTTCTCAGTTTGGAAATTCTTACACTTCAATGAGATGTCATGATGGCACAAATATGGTATTTGATGAATTTATGGGATATACATTCATTTACATATCTACAGATGAAGTAGAATTAATGAAAAGAACATTAGGAGTGTGTGTGGCAATTGTGAGGCATGTTTGTGGACCAGATGTTGCAGT ATTAAAGGTAAACAGGCAGAAAGTCTGTTTAGTTTCGTCTCTGTTAGATGCATGGGTGCATTTAAGAAACTGTGAGCAAAGTATGCTTACAGAAGCAATAGAACAGCTATCAATAAACACAGATTTGGGTGTATCAATACTAAAAGTGTTGCACGATGCCTGTGACAAATTAAAGGCACAATCTGAATTTTCCAATGTACACATCTTGATACTTGTggaacaaaaatttctttcattataCTCCAGTAAAAATGCCCATGATTTGTACGCTTCTGATATATTGCTGATGATGCTCATGTGTTGGGTAGTTAATCAGAGAAGGAAAGCGGATACCCAATCTGCAATAAGTGACAACAATGATGATTCCACTAATATTCTTTTACCTGAAAACAGTTCGTCTAAAGAGGAGCAAATAACTTTTGGATCAAAGCTTTCAAATCCTACTTCAGAAGATATTTCAGATTTGTTTA GAGGATCAAGAGAATCTTCCATCAATGAAGGTCTTTATTCATTGCTGGATGATGATTTATACagtaatttaattctattcgGAACCGAACATGATTATACTACCAACGCAgttcatatttttgaattaGCAGATGGTATCAATCTTATTATGATAGTAGAAGTGGCTAATCTTGCCACATCATCAGGATTGTACGATAGTTTCcattatatgaatattataaatggtTTGCAACTTCAAAGAGATATTGACGAATTAAGACCCGCATTTGAAAACTTCGACTTAGCAATGAAAAAAGCTTTGGAtggaattaagaaaaatagagCTAACGTCAGTAATGATGTTGATATGTGTCAAAGAAGACTGCAAACAAAGTGGGAATTTGTccgaaaaaaatatatggatCTATTAAGATCTAGAGACCCGGAATCCATTCTTCAAATTGAATCAAATACATCTGGTTTCATggataatttaaaagaactATATCGATTAATGTGTTTCGACAAAAACTTCTTAAAGCAGGGCGTTGATGTACTTACGACAGTAGGAAAACTCGTTCGTCAAAAGCTGAATGATTTTAGCGATTTCCTTAAAGTAAAAGCACTCAAGAACTTTACTCTTGGATC TTCCCTAACCATCAACAAATATCTAGAAGAGTTTCCAGGCCTTGTGCACTTCATTTACATAGATAGGGTCACCCATAGACTGATTGCTCCAACACTGGATTTCACAAACCCTGAAACTCTTACTCTTACAACAAAAAAG ATATGGAACATGGTTAAACAAAGTAGAATTCATTTGGAAGAAGGACATTTATCAGTTATGTGGAAGGATACAACATTTAATTATGCTTACTTCTTGTGGTTTGAAGACAGTTCT ggATCGCCAGTGAAATGTAAAGTTTATTTGAATCATGtgttgaaaaattttccaGTACCCGGTATATTTTGTGGCGATTATTACAG AAAACTAGCGGAGACGTGTTTCCCTAAACTGTCTCCCAATAAAATCAGAATTTATGAGCTTTATTGTGTTCATCTCGGTTTGGCAACATCGTCGTGTGTATTAGAACATTCAAGAAGACTTGCGGCTACGATATGGGAGGTTACAGGTGTTCCAAATAATCCGGCTGACATactgtaa
- the Hps1 gene encoding Hermansky-Pudlak syndrome 1 protein isoform X1 — protein MKGILIFDHLNDVLFTKCNKKFANHIQKLAKIQGLIFENKNADNEDSNLNPNVIIQLFAPIVTSQHVMASQFGNSYTSMRCHDGTNMVFDEFMGYTFIYISTDEVELMKRTLGVCVAIVRHVCGPDVAVLKVNRQKVCLVSSLLDAWVHLRNCEQSMLTEAIEQLSINTDLGVSILKVLHDACDKLKAQSEFSNVHILILVEQKFLSLYSSKNAHDLYASDILLMMLMCWVVNQRRKADTQSAISDNNDDSTNILLPENSSSKEEQITFGSKLSNPTSEDISDLFRGSRESSINEGLYSLLDDDLYSNLILFGTEHDYTTNAVHIFELADGINLIMIVEVANLATSSGLYDSFHYMNIINGLQLQRDIDELRPAFENFDLAMKKALDGIKKNRANVSNDVDMCQRRLQTKWEFVRKKYMDLLRSRDPESILQIESNTSGFMDNLKELYRLMCFDKNFLKQGVDVLTTVGKLVRQKLNDFSDFLKVKALKNFTLGSRTSLTINKYLEEFPGLVHFIYIDRVTHRLIAPTLDFTNPETLTLTTKKIWNMVKQSRIHLEEGHLSVMWKDTTFNYAYFLWFEDSSGSPVKCKVYLNHVLKNFPVPGIFCGDYYRKLAETCFPKLSPNKIRIYELYCVHLGLATSSCVLEHSRRLAATIWEVTGVPNNPADIL, from the exons atgaaggGTATTTTGATCTTCGATCATTTAAACGACgttctttttacaaaatgtaataaaaaattcgcgaatcatatacaaaaattagcGAAAATTCAAGGACTAATTTTCGAAAACAAG AATGCAGACAATGAGGATTCAAACTTAAATCCAAATGTCATAATTCAATTATTCGCACCTATTGTCACTTCTCAACATGTAATGGCTTCTCAGTTTGGAAATTCTTACACTTCAATGAGATGTCATGATGGCACAAATATGGTATTTGATGAATTTATGGGATATACATTCATTTACATATCTACAGATGAAGTAGAATTAATGAAAAGAACATTAGGAGTGTGTGTGGCAATTGTGAGGCATGTTTGTGGACCAGATGTTGCAGT ATTAAAGGTAAACAGGCAGAAAGTCTGTTTAGTTTCGTCTCTGTTAGATGCATGGGTGCATTTAAGAAACTGTGAGCAAAGTATGCTTACAGAAGCAATAGAACAGCTATCAATAAACACAGATTTGGGTGTATCAATACTAAAAGTGTTGCACGATGCCTGTGACAAATTAAAGGCACAATCTGAATTTTCCAATGTACACATCTTGATACTTGTggaacaaaaatttctttcattataCTCCAGTAAAAATGCCCATGATTTGTACGCTTCTGATATATTGCTGATGATGCTCATGTGTTGGGTAGTTAATCAGAGAAGGAAAGCGGATACCCAATCTGCAATAAGTGACAACAATGATGATTCCACTAATATTCTTTTACCTGAAAACAGTTCGTCTAAAGAGGAGCAAATAACTTTTGGATCAAAGCTTTCAAATCCTACTTCAGAAGATATTTCAGATTTGTTTA GAGGATCAAGAGAATCTTCCATCAATGAAGGTCTTTATTCATTGCTGGATGATGATTTATACagtaatttaattctattcgGAACCGAACATGATTATACTACCAACGCAgttcatatttttgaattaGCAGATGGTATCAATCTTATTATGATAGTAGAAGTGGCTAATCTTGCCACATCATCAGGATTGTACGATAGTTTCcattatatgaatattataaatggtTTGCAACTTCAAAGAGATATTGACGAATTAAGACCCGCATTTGAAAACTTCGACTTAGCAATGAAAAAAGCTTTGGAtggaattaagaaaaatagagCTAACGTCAGTAATGATGTTGATATGTGTCAAAGAAGACTGCAAACAAAGTGGGAATTTGTccgaaaaaaatatatggatCTATTAAGATCTAGAGACCCGGAATCCATTCTTCAAATTGAATCAAATACATCTGGTTTCATggataatttaaaagaactATATCGATTAATGTGTTTCGACAAAAACTTCTTAAAGCAGGGCGTTGATGTACTTACGACAGTAGGAAAACTCGTTCGTCAAAAGCTGAATGATTTTAGCGATTTCCTTAAAGTAAAAGCACTCAAGAACTTTACTCTTGGATC GAGAACTTCCCTAACCATCAACAAATATCTAGAAGAGTTTCCAGGCCTTGTGCACTTCATTTACATAGATAGGGTCACCCATAGACTGATTGCTCCAACACTGGATTTCACAAACCCTGAAACTCTTACTCTTACAACAAAAAAG ATATGGAACATGGTTAAACAAAGTAGAATTCATTTGGAAGAAGGACATTTATCAGTTATGTGGAAGGATACAACATTTAATTATGCTTACTTCTTGTGGTTTGAAGACAGTTCT ggATCGCCAGTGAAATGTAAAGTTTATTTGAATCATGtgttgaaaaattttccaGTACCCGGTATATTTTGTGGCGATTATTACAG AAAACTAGCGGAGACGTGTTTCCCTAAACTGTCTCCCAATAAAATCAGAATTTATGAGCTTTATTGTGTTCATCTCGGTTTGGCAACATCGTCGTGTGTATTAGAACATTCAAGAAGACTTGCGGCTACGATATGGGAGGTTACAGGTGTTCCAAATAATCCGGCTGACATactgtaa